The following proteins come from a genomic window of Microtus ochrogaster isolate Prairie Vole_2 chromosome 7, MicOch1.0, whole genome shotgun sequence:
- the Cdc42ep4 gene encoding cdc42 effector protein 4: MPILKQLVSSSVHSKRRSRVDLTAEMISAPLGDFRHTMHVGRAGDAFGDTSFLTSKAGEADGESLDDQASTSSSSKRSLLSRKFRGSKRSQSVTRGDREQRDMLGSLRDSALFVKNAMSLPQLNEKEATEKGSSKLPKSLSSSPVKKADAGDGGQETGSGEVGPHRNGATGPHSPDPLLDEQAFGDLTDLPVVPKASYGLKHAESIMSFHIDLGPSMLGDVLSIMDKDEWDPEEEEGGGYRDKEGPGSMVQAPPLLEVAPPIGRQESKASSDQTSMLPPHALEDDGWAAAAPSPSSARSVGSYTTRDSSSLSSCTSGVLEERSPAFRGPDRARAAAPRQPDKEFSFMDEEEEEDEIRV, translated from the coding sequence ATGCCCATCCTCAAGCAGCTGGTGTCCAGCTCTGTGCACTCCAAGCGCCGTTCCCGGGTGGACCTCACAGCTGAGATGATCAGTGCCCCTCTGGGTGACTTCCGCCACACCATGCACGTGGGCCGGGCTGGAGATGCCTTCGGGGATACCTCCTTCCTCACTAGCAAGGCAGGCGAGGCTGACGGGGAGTCCCTCGATGATCAAGCTTCCACCTCCTCGTCTTCCAAACGCAGCCTCCTGTCCCGCAAGTTCCGGGGCAGTAAACGGTCACAGTCCGTGACCAGAGGGGACCGGGAGCAGAGAGACATGCTGGGCTCCCTGCGGGACTCAGCACTGTTTGTCAAGAATGCCATGTCCCTGCCACAGCTCAATGAGAAGGAAGCCACTGAAAAGGGCTCCAGCAAGCTACCCAAGAGCCTGTCATCCAGCCCTGTGAAGAAAGCAGATGCTGGAgatggtggccaggaaacagGCTCGGGGGAGGTGGGTCCTCATCGGAATGGGGCCACAGGCCCCCACTCTCCTGACCCACTCCTTGACGAGCAGGCCTTTGGAGACCTGACAGATCTACCCGTTGTGCCCAAGGCCAGCTATGGGCTGAAACATGCTGAGTCCATCATGTCCTTCCACATTGACCTGGGGCCCTCCATGCTGGGCGATGTCCTCAGCATCATGGACAAGGATGAGTGGGACCcggaggaggaagaaggtggcGGTTACCGTGACAAAGAAGGCCCCGGCAGCATGGTCCAGGCACCCCCTTTGCTGGAGGTAGCTCCTCCTATaggaagacaggaaagcaagGCCAGCTCGGACCAGACCTCCATGCTGCCCCCACATGCTCTGGAGGATGACGGGTGGGCGGCAGCGgcccccagccccagctcagcaCGCAGCGTGGGCAGCTATACCACCCGGGACAGCAGCTCCCTGTCCAGCTGCACCTCAGGCGTCCTGGAGGAGCGCAGCCCAGCTTTCCGAGGCCCAGACAGGGCCCGGGCTGCTGCCCCAAGGCAGCCAGACAAGGAATTCTCCTTCatggatgaagaggaggaggaagatgagatcCGCGTTTGA